The proteins below come from a single Rosa rugosa chromosome 2, drRosRugo1.1, whole genome shotgun sequence genomic window:
- the LOC133732172 gene encoding small ubiquitin-related modifier 1, producing the protein MSGVTNQEEDKKPADQGAHINLKVKSQDGNEVFFRIKRNTQLKKLMNAYCDRQSVDFNAIAFLFDGRRLRAEQTPDELEMEDGDEIDAMLHQTGGALV; encoded by the exons atgtcGGGTGTCACAAACCAGGAGGAGGACAAGAAGCCCGCCGACCAGGGCGCTCACATCAACCTCAAAGTCAAGAgccag GATGGGAATGAGGTGTTCTTCCGGATTAAGCGAAACACCCAATTGAAGAAGCTTATGAATGCTTACTGTGATCGGCAGTCGGTGGATTTCAACGCCATTGCATTCTTGTTCGATGGCCGTCGTCTCAGGGCCGAGCAGACTCCAGATGAG TTGGAGATGGAAGATGGGGATGAAATCGATGCGATGCTGCACCAAACTGGAGGCGCCCTTGTCTAG
- the LOC133732103 gene encoding uncharacterized protein LOC133732103, protein MRSHLLPLSSSSRSLLFRSLTSPPSSSSSCSPPNQFGRCYSGSHGQGEQEMTRAPSTAEEFKRVAEEKLKQAEQGVASQTFEKTYDGIEEATVGDAKIESVKERYKQHEPGPDYRRRSDHD, encoded by the exons ATGAGAAGCCATCTTCTTCCCCTATCATCATCCTCAAGATCCTTGCTTTTCAGGTCCTTAACATCACCACCGTCATCGTCATCATCATGTAGTCCTCCTAACCAG TTTGGGAGATGTTATAGTGGCAGCCATGGCCAGGGGGAGCAGGAGATGACTAGAGCGCCATCGACAGCAGAAGAGTTCAAGAGAGTTGCAGAGGAGAAGCTGAAGCAAGCCGAGCAAGGCGTGGCCAGTCAGACCTTTGAGAAGACTTATGATGGCATTGAGGAGGCTACTGTAGGCGACGCCAAAATTGAGTCCGTCAAGGAAAGGTACAAGCAGCATGAACCGGGGCCTGACTACCGTAGGAGGTCAGATCATGATTAA
- the LOC133733447 gene encoding endoglucanase 11-like: MDEDKKQGIVLHKWCVLLSIFALFPLSQSFDYSEALSKSLLYFESQRSGRLPYNQRAIWRGHSGLNDGLEQGVDLVGGYYDAGDNVKFGFPMAFTITMLSWGVIEYGKEITDSGEYSHALESIKWGTDYFIKAHTHPNVLWAEVGDGFTDHYCWQRPEDMTTSRQAYKVDEKNPGSDVAGETAAAMAAAAIVFRKTNPHYSGLLLDHAKQLFEFGDKYRGKYDESIKVVKGHYTSWSGYMDELLWAAMWLYKATNNEDYLNYALNNAQAFGGTTWSITEFSWDVKYAGVQIIASMLLKEAKHKQHEHILKQYLSKAEYYMCACLGKNNKTNVQRTPGGLLYIRQWNNMQYVSNAAFLLTVYSDHLQATHQNLNCDKGQVGPEEMLAFSKSQVDYILGSNPMAMSYLVGYGPNYPLRLHHRGASIDSYKRNKGFIGCTQGYDNWYGRKDPNPNVVVGALVGGPDRDDGFRDERWNYMQTEACTYNTATLVGVFAKLHRLEGDGDPSLHQSLLASS; the protein is encoded by the exons ATGGACGAGGACAAGAAGCAAGGTATTGTCCTCCACAAATGGTGTGTTCTACTCTCCATATTTGCTCTCTTTCCATTGTCTCAGTCCTTCGACTACAGCGAAGCTCTCTCCAAGAGTCTCCTCTACTTTGAATCTCAGCGCTCCGGTCGCTTACCTTACAACCAGAGGGCAATTTGGCGTGGTCATTCCGGCCTCAACGATGGCCTAGAACAAGGA GTGGACTTGGTGGGAGGTTACTATGATGCTGGTGATAATGTGAAATTTGGTTTTCCAATGGCGTTTACTATAACGATGCTTTCTTGGGGTGTCATTGAATACGGCAAAGAAATAACGGATTCCGGCGAGTACAGCCATGCCCTTGAATCCATTAAATGGGGGACAGACTATTTCATAAAAGCTCATACTCATCCAAATGTTTTGTGGGCGGAG GTGGGTGATGGATTCACGGATCACTACTGTTGGCAAAGACCAGAAGACATGACAACGTCTCGTCAAGCCTACAAAGTCGATGAAAAAAACCCCGGATCAGATGTTGCCGGGGAGACAGCCGCGGCAATGGCAGCAGCTGCCATTGTGTTTAGGAAAACAAACCCACATTACTCAGGCCTCCTTTTAGACCATGCAAAACAG TTGTTTGAGTTTGGTGACAAATATAGAGGGAAGTATGATGAGAGCATTAAGGTAGTTAAAGGCCACTATACATCTTGGAGTGGATACATGGATGAGTTGCTGTGGGCAGCTATGTGGTTGTACAAGGCTACAAACAATGAAGATTATTTGAACTATGCTTTGAACAATGCTCAAGCTTTTGGAGGCACCACTTGGTCCATCACAGAGTTTAGCTGGGATGTTAAGTATGCTGGTGTTCAAATCATTGCTTCAATG TTGCTCAAGGAAGCAAAGCACAAGCAGCACGAGCACATACTGAAACAGTACCTATCAAAAGCAGAGTACTACATGTGTGCTTGCCTTGGCAAGAACAACAAGACCAACGTGCAACGCACCCCAGGAGGCCTACTGTACATCCGCCAATGGAACAACATGCAATACGTTTCAAATGCTGCATTTCTCCTCACAGTTTACTCTGATCATCTCCAGGCCACTCATCAGAATCTAAACTGCGACAAAGGGCAGGTTGGCCCCGAAGAAATGTTAGCTTTTTCCAAGTCACAGGTTGATTACATTTTGGGGTCTAATCCAATGGCCATGAGCTACTTGGTCGGGTACGGTCCAAACTACCCTCTGAGGCTGCACCACAGAGGAGCATCCATTGATTCGTATAAGAGGAACAAGGGATTTATTGGGTGCACGCAGGGGTATGATAACTGGTATGGGAGGAAGGATCCGAACCCAAATGTGGTTGTCGGAGCCTTAGTCGGTGGCCCGGACAGGGATGATGGATTCCGGGATGAGAGGTGGAATTACATGCAGACGGAGGCATGTACTTACAATACTGCAACATTGGTTGGGGTTTTTGCCAAGTTGCATAGATTAGAAGGTGATGGTGATCCGTCTCTTCATCAATCTCTATTAGCTTCTAGCTAG
- the LOC133730792 gene encoding uncharacterized protein LOC133730792, protein MTISAWILHACDSLPKDKWDLFYMLLWALWHERNGVVWKGNSFCPLNAAGWASKLLDDYHKAHPVSRKNKSRTQVKWELPPRGRLKLNTDGAFHGATGYGGIGAVIRNEDGECLAAIARPFSRVRSAFQMEVEAMRAGLLLLIHQGMDSVDIETDCAAVITALHRNTEDLSEVGCIVEDCKAYLSSLSSFTLRSIYREANGVAHRLAHLASVEWLDDYWLEETPVMIRDVLYEDSCISTRGSGYMSPSQYNCNT, encoded by the coding sequence ATGACCATTTCTGCATGGATCTTGCATGCATGTGATTCTCTTCCTAAAGACAAATGGGATTTGTTTTATATGTTGTTATGGGCCCTATGGCATGAACGAAATGGTGTTGTATGGAAGGGCAATTCTTTTTGTCCTCTTAATGCTGCAGGCTGGGCTAGCAAACTTCTTGATGATTATCACAAGGCGCACCCAGTGTCTAGAAAGAATAAGTCCAGGACGCAAGTGAAATGGGAGCTGCCCCCGAGGGGTAGACTTAAACTGAACACGGACGGGGCTTTTCATGGAGCAACTGGTTATGGTGGGATCGGGGCCGTTATTAGAAATGAAGATGGTGAGTGTTTAGCTGCAATTGCACGGCCTTTTTCCCGGGTTAGATCAGCTTTCCAAATGGAGGTGGAGGCTATGAGAGCTGGTCTTCTTTTACTTATTCACCAAGGCATGGATAGTGTTGATATTGAGACCGACTGTGCTGCGGTGATTACGGCTCTTCATAGAAATACGGAAGATCTCTCTGAGGTAGGTTGTATAGTGGAGGATTGTAAGGCCTATTTGAGCTCACTTTCCTCCTTTACTCTACGATCTAtttatcgtgaagcaaatggtgtggcCCATAGATTGGCGCATCTTGCTAGTGTTGAGTGGTTAGATGATTATTGGTTAGAGGAGACTCCTGTGATGATCCGggatgtactctacgaggaTTCATGTATTAGTACTCGAGGTTCAGGTTATATGTCCCCCTCGCAGTATAATTGTAATACctga